From a single Solanum dulcamara chromosome 4, daSolDulc1.2, whole genome shotgun sequence genomic region:
- the LOC129884790 gene encoding transcription factor DUO1, with translation MSEIKKGPWKEEEDQVLIKHVKKYGPRDWSSIRSKGLLQRTGKSCRLRWVNKLRPNLKNGVKFSAEEERTVIELQAQFGNKWARIATYMPGRTDNDVKNFWSSRQKRLAKILRTSVPQPSKPQKNINKEVPLLPKVPTVEAPKLNSFAEERPLVVSQYCSSSYTNSFDTTNMVPLPELVNSTSLPFEQELLPLEFTPNEKRACMWPQFPLPFPQIPVQKNFDQPLEHQELPMKLEDTDFLDYFGQLSASDIGNVQAPLAPSCSGQQRSSEIAVKREIEYPLTPDSFIDDFPMDMFDFIDPLPSPSEW, from the exons ATGAGTGAGATAAAGAAAGGGCCATGGAAAGAGGAAGAAGATCAAGTGTTGATTAAGCATGTGAAGAAGTATGGTCCAAGAGACTGGAGCTCCATTCGATCCAAAGGTCTTTTACAGCGTACTGGAAAGTCTTGTCGTCTTCGTTGGGTCAATAAACTTCGACCCAACTTGAAAAA TGGAGTGAAGTTTTCAGCAGAAGAGGAGAGGACTGTGATTGAACTTCAGGCACAATTTGGGAACAAATGGGCTAGAATTGCTACATATATGCCTGGAAGAACTGACAATGATGTCAAGAATTTTTGGAGTAGCCGGCAGAAGAGATTGGCTAAGATTCTGCGGACCTCAGTGCCACAGCCAAGTAAACCACAAAAGAATATCAACAAAGAAGTCCCTCTTCTCCCAAAAGTTCCCACAGTAGAG GCGCCAAAATTGAACTCATTCGCAGAGGAAAGACCTTTGGTTGTGTCCCAGTATTGCTCATCATCCTATACAAATAGCTTTGACACAACCAACATGGTCCCATTGCCAGAGCTAGTGAATTCAACTTCACTTCCTTTTGAGCAAGAACTGCTTCCACTTGAATTCACTCCCAATGAGAAGAGAGCCTGCATGTGGCCGCAGTTTCCGCTCCCTTTTCCTCAAATTCCAGTCCAAAAAAACTTTGATCAACCACTTGAACATCAAGAATTACCCATGAAACTTGAGGACACTGACTTCTTAGATTATTTTGGGCAGCTCAGTGCTTCTGATATAGGAAATGTGCAAGCCCCTCTTGCACCATCATGTTCAGGACAGCAGAGAAGCTCTGAGATTGCTGTGAAGAGAGAAATAGAGTACCCCCTTACCCCAGATAGCTTCATCGATGACTTCCCCATGGACATGTTCGATTTTATTGATCCACTGCCAAGCCCATCCGAATGGTGA